AAAGTCGGCAATGGACAGACTGGTTTGAAGATTGACACAAAGCGGTATCAGGACTTCTGTAAGCAAAAACGAGTTTCCGCCAATGTTAAAGAAGTTGTCATAGATGCCTACGCGATCCAGCTTCAGGGTCTGGGCGATAACCGAGGCAACTTCCTTTTCGATGGCATTGCGCGGCTCTTCCGCTCCAATTTTAACCCCGGCGCCACCAGTATCGATCTCCAGAAGCGCGGAACGATCAATTTTGCCATTCGGGTTCAGCGGCATATCCTCAACGCGGATAAATTCGCTGGGCACCATGTATTCCGGAAGCTTGTCCTTCAGAAAGGGGCGAAGTTCCTCTTCCAGCCTCTCCCGGGTTGTGTTCTTTTCCTTGGGCGACAGATAGGCAATTAATCGCTGGTCGCTTGGACCGTACCCTTTATTTAAAACCACCGCCTCCCTGACCACGGAATGCTGTCGCAGAGTGTTTTCAATGTCGCCAAGGTCGATGCGGTATCCGCGCAGCTTTACCTGATGATCGACCCTGCCGATAAACTCCAGATTCCAGTCCGGCAGAAATCTGCTCATATCGCCGGTGCGGTATAGCAGGGATCCGGGTTCGCTGCTGAAGGGGTTGGGGACGAACTTTTCCTCAGTCAGGGCAGGATCATTAATATATCCTTTGCCTACGCCGTCTCCAGCTATGCATATTTCCCCCGGCTCGCCGAAGGCCACGGGCTTCAAATCGCTGTCGAGCAGATAGATCTGGGTATTGAAAACCGGCTTGCCTATCGGCACGGACGAAGTCACGTAACGGGCATAATCCTTGAGACGGTAAAACGAAGACACATCGCTGCACTCGGCTGCTCCGTACACGTTGGCCACTTCCGCACGACAATCGGTGGATTCAGCCCATTCCCGCAGGCGCGATGCCGAGATAGCTTCCCCGCCAAGGAACAATACCCGCAACGAGTGCAATTTCTGGGCCGGCGACAGGAGCGGATTTTCAATCACCGGATAGAACGTGCTGGGAGCGCAATTCATCAGGGTGATCTGTTTCTTGTGGATAGTTGCGAGAATCAGCCCTGGATCGAATCTGCTGGAGGCGAGCAGATGCAGTTCCCCTCCGCGAATCAATGGCATAGCGATGCTTCTCTGGGTAATGTCAAAACTGAAGGAGCTAACCACCAGATTCCTGTCCGCGGTGGTTACATTGAATTCCGTAACAAACCAATGCATTAAATTGGTCCAGCCGCGATGGAATACGGCCGCAGCCTTGGCTTTGCCGGTAGATCCTGAAGTAAAAATCACATAGACCAGGCTATCCGGCGTTGCTTCGCTCACAGGACGAGTTTTGCTTTCAGCCGCAATGGAGTCCTTCTGGCTGTCCAGAAAAATCATGGTTGCCTTGTTTTCGGGCAGCCTGTCAGCCAGATTTTGGTGGGTAAGCAGCACCTTAATCTCCACATCGCTTACCATTGAGCTCAGACGCTTTGGTGGATATGCCGGATCCAGGGGAACATAAGCGCCCCCGGCTTTAAGTGTTCCCAGAAGGGACACAATCATATCTATAGAGCGCTCCATGCAGATGCCCACCAGGGTATTAGGGCCTACTCCCAGTTTTTGCAGATACCATGCAAGCTGGTTGGCCCTTTCATCCAGATCCTTGTAGCTGAGCTGCTGATCGCCATGAACCAGCGCGGTGGCGCCTGGATTTTCTGCCGCTCTTTCTTCAAAAAGCTGGTGAACACACTTGTCGCGGGGATAGTCTTTCTGTGTAGCATTCCATTCAGCCAGTGTCTGTTGCAGCTGCTCATGAGCACCGGTGGCTACTGTGGCCATACTTCTCTCCTCATGGATTATTTTACACGTTGGGAAAAGAGCGCGCCTGAAACACAGGATAGTGTTTCAGGCGGCTTACTTTAAGCTGTATTACGCAGCATAGGAAGCTTGCGATCCTGCCTAGCTGTTTGTCGGCCGGGCTGCAACGATCTGGTACGAGTTCGTCGGGTTTACGCACTCGCCCGGCGTGGGAATCATTTTCAGGAATTTAAGATCGAATTTGGAAAACAGCCCGCGAATCTCGTTCTCATCCACCAGCATATGCCGCGTATGGACCTCAGCGAACTGCTCGAACCTCTCAAGCAGATCTGACATTGACGTGCCAGTCTTCTCCAGGGTCTCCGCTTCGATCTGGGACAGGCTCCGGCTGCGTTCTGCATAACCGCGGCGCAATTCGGGGGTCGTGACGCCGCCGATCATGGCAGTGGTAACCACCGACCCGCCCGGCGCAAGGAGCTTCAGCCAACGCTCGGTAATCATTGGCTTATATTCACTCTTCAAAACAGT
This region of Terriglobia bacterium genomic DNA includes:
- a CDS encoding non-ribosomal peptide synthetase; protein product: MATVATGAHEQLQQTLAEWNATQKDYPRDKCVHQLFEERAAENPGATALVHGDQQLSYKDLDERANQLAWYLQKLGVGPNTLVGICMERSIDMIVSLLGTLKAGGAYVPLDPAYPPKRLSSMVSDVEIKVLLTHQNLADRLPENKATMIFLDSQKDSIAAESKTRPVSEATPDSLVYVIFTSGSTGKAKAAAVFHRGWTNLMHWFVTEFNVTTADRNLVVSSFSFDITQRSIAMPLIRGGELHLLASSRFDPGLILATIHKKQITLMNCAPSTFYPVIENPLLSPAQKLHSLRVLFLGGEAISASRLREWAESTDCRAEVANVYGAAECSDVSSFYRLKDYARYVTSSVPIGKPVFNTQIYLLDSDLKPVAFGEPGEICIAGDGVGKGYINDPALTEEKFVPNPFSSEPGSLLYRTGDMSRFLPDWNLEFIGRVDHQVKLRGYRIDLGDIENTLRQHSVVREAVVLNKGYGPSDQRLIAYLSPKEKNTTRERLEEELRPFLKDKLPEYMVPSEFIRVEDMPLNPNGKIDRSALLEIDTGGAGVKIGAEEPRNAIEKEVASVIAQTLKLDRVGIYDNFFNIGGNSFLLTEVLIPLCVNLQTSLSIADFLAGPTVAQIAKRIEELKSK